One genomic region from Thermoleptolyngbya sichuanensis A183 encodes:
- a CDS encoding integron integrase, with protein MESRPKKMLDQVRDTLRLKHYSYRTEESYVQWIRRYILFHDKRHPSEMGGAEIEAFLTHLAVQENVAASTQNQALSALLFLYRHVLELPLALPVDAVRAKPSRYLPTVLTPEETIVIVEQLSGTHRLIVQLLYGSGLRLTKALQLRIKDVDFAQRQIAVRDAKGKESRVTMLPGRLIDSLQQHLQRVRRLHQRDLDAGYGSVYLPFALERKYPNADREWIWQFVFPAFGLSKDPRSGIVRRHHLHETGLQRAIKQATRLAGIEKRVSCHTFRHSFATHLLQNGYDIRTVQELLGHKDVKTTMIYTHVLNRGGRGVRSPLDV; from the coding sequence ATGGAGTCACGTCCTAAGAAGATGTTGGATCAGGTGCGGGATACGTTGCGGCTGAAGCACTACTCCTACCGCACCGAAGAGAGCTATGTGCAGTGGATTCGCCGCTACATCTTGTTTCACGACAAGCGACACCCTTCTGAGATGGGCGGTGCAGAGATAGAGGCATTTTTGACCCACTTAGCCGTTCAGGAAAACGTAGCTGCCTCGACTCAAAATCAGGCTTTGAGCGCTCTGCTATTTCTTTATCGGCATGTATTAGAACTGCCACTCGCGCTTCCTGTGGATGCGGTGAGGGCGAAACCGTCTCGCTATTTGCCGACGGTGCTGACTCCTGAAGAGACAATCGTCATTGTTGAGCAGTTGTCAGGAACCCATCGCTTGATCGTGCAATTGCTATACGGGAGTGGTCTGCGACTGACTAAAGCGCTGCAATTGCGAATCAAGGATGTGGATTTTGCTCAGCGGCAGATTGCGGTGCGTGATGCCAAAGGAAAAGAGAGTCGGGTCACGATGCTGCCAGGCCGCTTGATTGATTCATTACAGCAGCATTTGCAGCGAGTCCGTCGGCTCCACCAACGGGATTTGGATGCGGGATATGGCTCGGTGTATTTGCCATTTGCGCTAGAGCGAAAATATCCTAATGCGGATCGAGAGTGGATTTGGCAGTTTGTATTTCCTGCGTTTGGACTTTCCAAAGACCCTCGCTCTGGTATAGTCCGTCGTCATCATCTACACGAGACGGGTTTGCAACGAGCGATCAAGCAAGCGACTCGTTTAGCAGGGATTGAGAAGCGAGTCAGTTGCCATACGTTTCGCCATAGCTTTGCGACGCATCTACTGCAAAACGGCTATGATATTCGCACGGTTCAAGAGCTGCTGGGGCACAAGGATGTGAAGACGACGATGATTTACACGCATGTGCTGAATCGGGGTGGGCGTGGGGTGCGGAGTCCGCTAGATGTCTGA
- a CDS encoding MFS transporter, translating into MKVFSMLCPSDRRNLGSLFVAGLLFWASLASLLPILPLYVQSSGATGQMVGLVMGCFAIGLLGSRPQLARLADDRGRKITLLLGMAVVAIAPLIYIFAESMVQLAAVRAFHGLSIAAFALAYSALVVDLSPPQHRGELIGYMSLVNPIGMGLGPAMGGFLQAAWGYQATFLASAALGLLGLALLLPIREPRIEKHPPTQRHRRENFWLQLAHPAVRTPALVLLLVGLSFGALTTFVPLLVAESGVTFNVGLLYTAAAIASFTIRLPVGRASDSYGRGPFISFSLVLYTLSMVVLWQASSTLQFLLGGFLEGAGAGILIPMMAALMADRALPNERGRMFSLCMVGFDVGIAMAGPVLGAVSDQVGFRTIFGWSAVLTAIALLIFLTLSSKDAPHSLRFALGRGDDIYAVDSPR; encoded by the coding sequence TTGAAAGTTTTTTCGATGCTTTGCCCGTCCGATCGGCGGAATTTGGGGTCGCTGTTTGTCGCGGGTTTACTCTTCTGGGCATCGCTGGCATCGCTGCTGCCGATTTTGCCGCTATACGTGCAGTCGTCTGGGGCGACGGGGCAGATGGTGGGGCTGGTGATGGGCTGTTTTGCCATCGGGCTATTGGGGTCGCGGCCACAGTTGGCGCGGCTTGCCGATGATCGGGGACGCAAGATTACGCTGCTGTTGGGCATGGCTGTGGTGGCGATCGCCCCGTTAATCTACATTTTTGCCGAGTCGATGGTGCAACTGGCGGCGGTGCGGGCCTTTCACGGGCTGAGCATTGCTGCCTTTGCGCTGGCCTACAGTGCGCTGGTGGTGGATCTGTCTCCTCCCCAACATCGCGGCGAGCTAATTGGCTACATGAGCCTGGTGAACCCGATTGGCATGGGGCTGGGCCCAGCTATGGGCGGTTTTTTGCAAGCTGCCTGGGGCTATCAGGCGACGTTTTTGGCATCGGCAGCGCTGGGTCTACTGGGATTGGCGCTGTTACTGCCGATTCGGGAGCCGCGCATTGAAAAGCACCCACCGACTCAACGCCATCGCCGCGAAAATTTCTGGTTGCAGCTTGCTCATCCTGCGGTGCGAACGCCTGCGCTGGTGCTGCTGCTGGTGGGGCTATCGTTTGGGGCGCTGACGACGTTTGTGCCGCTGCTGGTGGCCGAGTCGGGTGTGACGTTTAATGTGGGGCTATTGTATACGGCAGCGGCGATCGCCAGCTTCACGATTCGCCTGCCCGTGGGTCGAGCGTCAGATTCCTACGGACGCGGCCCGTTCATTAGCTTCAGCCTGGTGCTGTATACCCTTTCGATGGTGGTGCTGTGGCAGGCCAGCAGCACGTTGCAGTTCTTGCTGGGCGGCTTTTTGGAAGGGGCCGGCGCGGGTATTCTGATTCCCATGATGGCGGCGCTGATGGCCGATCGGGCATTGCCCAACGAGCGGGGTCGCATGTTTAGCCTGTGCATGGTGGGGTTTGATGTCGGCATTGCGATGGCGGGGCCGGTGCTGGGGGCAGTGTCCGACCAAGTGGGCTTTCGCACAATTTTCGGCTGGTCGGCGGTGCTGACGGCGATCGCCCTGCTCATCTTCCTCACGCTGTCCTCCAAGGATGCGCCCCACTCGCTACGGTTTGCGCTGGGTCGCGGAGACGATATCTATGCCGTAGATTCCCCACGTTAA
- a CDS encoding glucose 1-dehydrogenase, protein MGRLQGKTALVTGASSGIGQAIAIRLAQEGCNVAINYRSNPDTAQDTQTQAMQKACDGVESCGVRSLLIQGDVSKEDDIRQIIATTIEKLGSLDILINNAGIQTEKPAHEVTAEDFDRILNVNLRGAFLCARESIRHWLDRGQSGVIINISSVHEIIPRPLYVTYSISKGGMENMTKTLALEYADRGIRVNAIAPGATITPINNAWTEDAEKRAQVESHIPMGRAGTSDEMAAAAAFLASDEAAYITGQTLFIDGGLTLYADFREAWSA, encoded by the coding sequence TTGGGCAGATTACAAGGAAAAACGGCCCTGGTGACGGGAGCCTCTTCAGGCATTGGGCAGGCAATCGCCATTCGGCTGGCGCAAGAGGGGTGCAACGTTGCAATTAACTATCGCAGCAACCCAGACACAGCCCAAGACACCCAAACTCAAGCCATGCAGAAAGCCTGTGATGGGGTGGAGTCCTGCGGTGTGCGATCGCTCTTGATCCAGGGCGACGTCTCCAAAGAGGATGACATCCGCCAGATCATAGCCACCACGATAGAAAAGCTGGGCAGCCTCGACATCCTCATCAACAATGCAGGCATCCAAACTGAGAAACCCGCCCACGAGGTCACCGCAGAAGACTTTGACCGCATCCTGAACGTAAACCTGCGGGGCGCGTTTCTCTGTGCGCGAGAGTCGATCCGGCACTGGCTTGATCGGGGACAGTCTGGCGTGATTATTAACATTTCCAGCGTCCATGAAATCATTCCCCGCCCCCTCTACGTCACCTACTCCATCAGCAAAGGCGGCATGGAAAACATGACCAAGACCCTGGCGCTGGAGTACGCAGATCGGGGCATCCGGGTGAATGCGATCGCCCCTGGCGCAACCATTACCCCCATCAACAACGCCTGGACAGAAGACGCAGAAAAACGCGCCCAGGTGGAAAGCCACATTCCAATGGGTCGAGCCGGAACCTCGGACGAGATGGCCGCTGCCGCGGCGTTTTTGGCCTCGGACGAAGCCGCCTACATCACCGGGCAAACCCTCTTTATCGACGGTGGCTTGACGCTCTATGCCGATTTTCGCGAGGCCTGGTCGGCTTAG
- a CDS encoding SMP-30/gluconolactonase/LRE family protein, with the protein MNPTATAVQNVLNARARLGECPLWDWDAQLLYWVDVYNHRVHQFDPATGRDRFFDVGDVVSAIALAGEQQILMALGNRLALLDTQSGTQQTLYTAEFDCPGTRFNDGKCDAQGRFWIGSISPEPQQAALYRYDPDGSWQTMETGLTISNGLGWNPAGDTFYLTDSPQRKIFAYRFDAATGTIGDRRVLVDLGDEPVEPDGLAIDTQGNLWSALWDGWCVVKCDAAGRELERIPLPVQRPTCPIFGGAGLTDLYITTASVGLSQAEIQAGFYAGDLFCLRTDATGLPAHRFGGA; encoded by the coding sequence ATGAATCCAACTGCAACTGCCGTTCAAAACGTCCTCAACGCCCGCGCCCGTCTGGGAGAGTGTCCGCTTTGGGACTGGGATGCTCAGTTGCTCTACTGGGTGGATGTCTACAACCATCGGGTGCATCAGTTTGACCCAGCGACGGGGCGCGATCGCTTCTTTGACGTGGGCGATGTGGTCAGCGCGATCGCCCTGGCCGGGGAGCAGCAAATCTTGATGGCCCTTGGCAATCGGCTGGCGCTGCTGGATACCCAGTCGGGCACGCAGCAAACGCTGTATACCGCCGAGTTTGACTGTCCTGGCACCCGCTTTAACGACGGCAAATGCGATGCCCAGGGGCGCTTCTGGATTGGGTCGATTAGCCCGGAACCCCAGCAGGCCGCGCTGTATCGCTACGATCCAGATGGCTCCTGGCAGACAATGGAAACGGGCTTGACGATTTCTAACGGACTGGGCTGGAATCCGGCAGGCGATACCTTTTATCTGACGGATTCGCCCCAGCGGAAGATCTTTGCCTACCGCTTTGATGCGGCGACCGGGACGATTGGCGATCGCCGGGTGCTGGTGGATTTGGGCGATGAACCCGTAGAACCCGATGGATTGGCAATCGACACCCAAGGCAATCTCTGGTCGGCACTGTGGGATGGCTGGTGTGTGGTGAAGTGTGATGCTGCGGGTCGAGAATTGGAGCGCATCCCGCTGCCCGTGCAGCGTCCCACCTGTCCCATTTTTGGCGGGGCAGGGCTAACGGATCTCTACATTACGACGGCATCGGTGGGACTAAGCCAGGCGGAAATTCAGGCGGGCTTTTATGCGGGCGACTTGTTCTGCTTGCGGACGGATGCCACAGGGCTGCCTGCCCATCGGTTTGGGGGGGCATAG
- a CDS encoding phosphate/phosphite/phosphonate ABC transporter substrate-binding protein, which translates to MNTLSRRTLLRLSSRAVLAQGIIGLLSACNGRDSSTATRFDKLTVGVVAYGEGATSIDQYQPFLDYLQAQTKMLAELEPAYNEVKAVEQLQRQVWSLAFAPPGLAAIALSRAQYLPLFPLEGVNNLSSVLVVRDDSPIQDLSDVNKRIVALGQPGSATGYYVPLYELYGTTPSEVRIASTPATVMEWLANQEADLGALARDEFDRLRPQFSPATFRLVRASRRIPSGSVLISPTVNRNQQAVIQKAMSEVLPTLAQQVGYIPNAAPPDYTTLIEFIEKVKPIEAHINEKPARLYE; encoded by the coding sequence ATGAATACCCTCTCTCGCCGCACACTCCTGCGCCTGTCGAGTCGGGCAGTGCTAGCTCAGGGCATCATTGGACTTCTTTCTGCCTGCAACGGTCGAGACAGTTCCACTGCGACTCGGTTCGATAAGTTAACCGTTGGTGTGGTGGCCTACGGCGAGGGCGCAACATCCATCGACCAATACCAACCGTTTCTGGATTATTTGCAGGCTCAGACCAAAATGCTGGCAGAACTAGAGCCAGCCTATAACGAAGTAAAAGCCGTTGAACAACTCCAGCGACAGGTCTGGTCTTTGGCCTTTGCGCCACCGGGTCTGGCGGCGATCGCCCTCTCCCGCGCCCAATACCTGCCGCTGTTTCCGCTGGAGGGGGTGAACAACCTCAGTTCCGTCCTAGTAGTGCGCGACGACAGCCCAATTCAAGACCTCAGCGATGTGAATAAAAGAATCGTGGCGCTGGGGCAGCCGGGGTCTGCGACGGGCTACTACGTGCCGCTGTATGAACTCTATGGCACCACGCCCTCGGAAGTGCGGATCGCCTCCACCCCCGCTACTGTAATGGAGTGGTTGGCAAATCAGGAAGCCGACCTGGGCGCATTGGCCCGAGATGAGTTTGACCGACTGCGGCCACAGTTCAGCCCCGCAACCTTCCGACTTGTGCGAGCCAGCCGCCGCATACCCTCCGGCTCCGTGCTGATCAGCCCCACCGTCAACCGCAATCAGCAGGCGGTGATCCAAAAAGCCATGAGCGAGGTGCTGCCCACCCTTGCCCAGCAAGTCGGCTATATCCCCAATGCCGCGCCGCCCGATTACACCACGCTGATTGAATTCATCGAAAAGGTGAAGCCGATCGAGGCACACATTAACGAAAAGCCGGCCCGACTCTACGAATGA
- a CDS encoding c-type heme family protein, giving the protein MLQNLNLSRKFNLLLLVVFLGAIALSGLAFSRILNRDAEQAVVGKANILMQTMLAVRDYTSEQINPELAPRLETEAEFLPQTVPGYSAREVFENLRKSPEYTDFFYKEATLNPTNLRDKADTFEASIVEQFRSNANLKELSGYRQSPAGRLYYTAKPIAITKESCLRCHSTPEAAPKSQLTTYGRENGFGWQLNEIVGAQMISVPASGVIDSARRAFLLFMGIVTGAFLLVMSLLNWLLRRAVINPIKGMATVANEISLGNMDADFQQKSNDEIGKLAAAFNRMKTSLSMAMEMLGQRE; this is encoded by the coding sequence ATGTTGCAAAACCTTAACTTGAGCCGGAAGTTTAACTTGCTGCTGCTGGTGGTGTTTTTGGGGGCGATCGCCCTCAGCGGCCTGGCCTTTTCCCGCATTTTGAACCGGGATGCCGAGCAAGCCGTGGTGGGCAAGGCCAACATCCTGATGCAGACCATGCTTGCTGTTCGAGACTATACCTCCGAGCAGATCAACCCAGAACTGGCTCCCCGACTGGAAACGGAAGCGGAATTTTTGCCCCAAACCGTGCCGGGCTATTCCGCCCGCGAAGTGTTTGAGAACCTGCGAAAAAGCCCTGAATATACCGACTTTTTCTACAAAGAAGCCACGCTCAATCCCACCAACCTGCGCGACAAAGCCGACACCTTTGAAGCCTCCATCGTGGAGCAGTTTCGCAGCAATGCCAATCTAAAAGAACTCTCTGGCTATCGCCAGTCGCCTGCGGGACGGCTCTACTACACGGCAAAACCCATTGCCATTACCAAAGAAAGCTGTCTGCGCTGCCACAGCACCCCAGAAGCCGCGCCCAAGAGTCAGCTCACCACCTACGGCCGCGAAAACGGCTTTGGCTGGCAACTGAATGAAATCGTCGGCGCACAGATGATCTCTGTCCCCGCCAGCGGCGTGATCGACAGCGCTCGCCGCGCCTTTCTGCTGTTCATGGGCATTGTCACAGGCGCATTTTTGCTGGTGATGTCGCTGCTGAACTGGCTGCTGCGCCGCGCCGTCATTAACCCAATCAAAGGCATGGCGACCGTCGCCAACGAAATCAGCCTGGGCAATATGGATGCCGACTTTCAGCAAAAATCCAATGACGAAATCGGCAAACTTGCGGCGGCGTTTAACCGCATGAAGACGAGTCTCAGCATGGCGATGGAAATGCTGGGACAGCGGGAGTAG
- a CDS encoding DUF3370 domain-containing protein, translating to MLFFPLLLTPPVLAQAPAPTPQEIVVPREVRPLPGQLDDTLQFNSNSPELVGSEGILLSTFPPAGKQHPAAHLNVPLAGRFDVFAHHVFRAVSPDNLTSLYLGIVLHNPGSQPVTIQVMSAASYLSQPDAPFITLPGWVENPDGGVFAGPGSRAMSDVLRGRRGEVFPDRLVIPPGGYQLLLNAPIPVATLDPPLNGRSTLARLRSDGPVYAASLALFARRDADGNEQAPTLEDWLTLLETGDLAVPRDRPPTPPGEPGAVIYGRVAGVAQGSRWTARITDEPSGPHLSIPPAGTGVSYPLSSLVAGRLGTGQIQTAPLIVRYDDTAYAAHGNYAVEYDLALPLHNPTDQLQRVAIALQTPIKEDTLSQNGLRFFDPLPTQTFFRGTVRVRFFDSRGLNRTRYVHLVHRRGDRSAPLAVLDLPPGGRRFVQVTFLYPPDATPPQVLTLQTLRD from the coding sequence GTGCTATTTTTTCCCCTACTACTTACGCCTCCAGTCCTCGCCCAAGCCCCCGCCCCCACGCCCCAGGAAATCGTCGTGCCACGGGAGGTGCGCCCTCTGCCGGGGCAGCTTGACGACACGCTCCAGTTCAACAGCAATAGCCCGGAACTGGTCGGCTCGGAGGGCATTTTGCTTTCAACCTTTCCGCCTGCGGGCAAGCAGCACCCCGCCGCCCATCTGAATGTGCCGCTGGCGGGGCGGTTTGATGTGTTTGCCCATCATGTGTTTCGGGCGGTGTCGCCGGATAATCTCACTAGCCTGTATCTAGGCATTGTGCTGCACAATCCAGGTTCCCAACCCGTGACGATTCAGGTGATGAGCGCTGCCAGCTACCTGAGCCAGCCCGATGCGCCGTTTATCACCCTGCCGGGATGGGTAGAAAATCCCGATGGCGGCGTGTTTGCCGGGCCGGGCAGCCGCGCCATGAGCGACGTACTGCGGGGGCGACGCGGCGAGGTCTTTCCCGATCGCCTGGTGATTCCGCCGGGGGGCTATCAACTGCTGCTGAATGCGCCGATCCCGGTGGCGACGCTCGACCCGCCGCTCAATGGGCGCTCGACTCTGGCGCGGCTGCGGAGTGATGGCCCGGTGTATGCTGCGAGTTTGGCCCTGTTTGCCCGCCGCGATGCCGATGGAAACGAGCAAGCGCCGACGCTGGAAGACTGGCTGACGCTGTTGGAAACAGGAGATTTGGCAGTGCCGCGCGATCGTCCCCCCACTCCACCGGGCGAACCGGGCGCAGTCATCTACGGGCGAGTGGCAGGCGTGGCGCAGGGATCTCGCTGGACTGCGCGAATCACAGACGAACCCAGCGGCCCCCACCTCAGCATTCCACCCGCAGGCACGGGCGTTTCATACCCATTGAGCAGCCTAGTGGCCGGGCGACTGGGCACGGGCCAAATCCAGACTGCGCCGCTGATCGTGCGCTACGACGACACCGCCTACGCCGCCCACGGCAACTACGCCGTAGAGTATGACTTGGCGCTGCCGCTGCATAACCCGACCGACCAATTGCAGCGGGTGGCGATCGCCCTGCAAACCCCCATCAAAGAAGACACCCTCAGCCAGAACGGGCTGCGCTTTTTTGACCCACTGCCCACGCAGACCTTCTTTCGCGGCACGGTGCGGGTGCGCTTTTTCGACAGCCGGGGGCTAAACCGCACGCGCTATGTACATCTGGTGCATCGACGGGGCGATCGCAGCGCTCCCCTGGCCGTCCTTGACCTGCCGCCGGGGGGTCGTCGGTTTGTGCAGGTGACGTTTCTCTACCCGCCCGACGCAACCCCGCCGCAAGTGCTAACATTGCAAACTCTTAGGGATTAG
- a CDS encoding C15 family peptidase: MTRKILLTSFTTWKLEQPSNSSDDLLADLLQCDLDFLDSLHVLRRLPVDFEQAPKLAIAHIQQIQPDLVVCCGMAETRDRLTLEVQAVQGDSQSDLHGNRILKTSLDLPRLAADLPHTDLSYDAGRFVCNALYFSLLEHAQTTQRPCLFVHIPVLTPANRLPILQDFCQVLHRLIHL; the protein is encoded by the coding sequence GTGACTCGAAAAATCCTGCTCACGTCGTTTACCACCTGGAAACTCGAACAGCCCTCCAACTCGTCGGATGATTTGTTGGCGGATCTGTTGCAGTGCGATTTGGACTTTCTGGACTCGCTGCATGTCCTGCGGCGACTACCTGTTGACTTTGAGCAAGCACCCAAGCTGGCGATCGCCCACATCCAACAAATCCAGCCCGATTTGGTCGTCTGCTGCGGTATGGCAGAAACGCGCGATCGCCTAACGCTGGAGGTGCAAGCAGTACAGGGCGATTCGCAAAGCGACCTGCACGGGAATCGCATCCTCAAAACGTCCCTCGACCTGCCGCGCCTCGCTGCCGACCTGCCCCACACCGACCTCAGCTACGATGCCGGACGCTTCGTGTGCAACGCGCTCTACTTCTCCCTGTTGGAACACGCCCAGACCACCCAGCGTCCCTGCCTGTTTGTCCACATTCCCGTCCTCACCCCCGCCAACCGCCTGCCCATTCTGCAAGACTTCTGCCAGGTTCTCCATCGCCTGATTCACCTCTAG
- the rsmA gene encoding 16S rRNA (adenine(1518)-N(6)/adenine(1519)-N(6))-dimethyltransferase RsmA: MAPRTRKQFGQHWLRSDRTLQQIVDAASLSEGDRVLEIGPGTGILTRRLLPLAAAVVAVEIDRDLCKLLAKQLGETPNFLLLQGDFLSLDLDALLANFPQFRQPNKVVANIPYNITGPILERLLGSIAAPNPRPFDSIVLLLQKEVGDRLCASPSSKVYGALSVRVQYLAQCDRICHVPASAFQPPPKVDSVVVRLTPRPFVPAAANPHRLDRLVRLGFATRRKMLRNTLQSAVDKNDLTPLLERLGLNPQARAEDLSVADWVALSNTLLEEREEGGDKGKI, translated from the coding sequence ATGGCTCCTCGCACGCGAAAACAATTTGGGCAACACTGGCTCCGCAGCGATCGCACGCTTCAGCAAATTGTGGATGCTGCCAGCCTATCAGAGGGCGATCGCGTCTTGGAAATTGGCCCCGGCACGGGCATCCTGACGCGCCGCCTCTTGCCCCTGGCCGCTGCGGTGGTGGCGGTAGAAATCGACCGTGACCTGTGCAAACTGCTGGCCAAGCAACTGGGGGAAACGCCCAATTTCCTGCTGCTGCAAGGGGATTTTCTGTCGCTGGATCTGGACGCGCTGCTGGCCAATTTTCCCCAGTTTCGGCAGCCCAACAAGGTCGTTGCCAATATTCCCTACAACATCACCGGGCCGATTTTGGAGCGACTGCTGGGCAGCATTGCCGCACCCAATCCGCGCCCGTTTGACTCGATTGTGCTGCTGCTGCAAAAGGAAGTGGGCGATCGCCTCTGCGCCAGCCCCAGCAGCAAGGTCTACGGCGCGTTGTCGGTGCGAGTGCAGTATCTCGCCCAGTGCGATCGCATCTGTCATGTCCCCGCTAGCGCCTTTCAGCCGCCGCCTAAGGTCGATTCCGTTGTTGTACGCCTGACCCCGCGCCCGTTTGTCCCTGCCGCCGCCAATCCCCACCGTCTGGATCGGCTGGTGAGGTTGGGCTTTGCCACCCGCCGCAAAATGCTCCGCAATACGCTGCAATCTGCCGTAGACAAGAACGACCTCACGCCGCTGCTAGAGCGCCTGGGGCTGAACCCTCAGGCCCGCGCCGAAGACCTCAGCGTGGCAGATTGGGTGGCGCTGAGTAATACGCTGTTGGAGGAGAGAGAGGAGGGAGGGGATAAGGGGAAGATTTGA
- a CDS encoding (2Fe-2S) ferredoxin domain-containing protein produces the protein MGHKSEKTPFQIEGRFLGLVVKDGYKIKGLRLSTAVGELYIKLSKEARASCQRVLVPGEWLQVSGYQQLDYGEGMVKFKADHIRVASPSADLAGFERASRGLEQAIPAGPPAQPAAPSPSASGTILFCQKSDCCKRGGWAVTEAIQQALGDRQLEGQVKLKGTGCMKQCKAGPNVIINKTRYSRIRPEDVPQIIDRHFLAAADEPTSAIADRGQC, from the coding sequence ATGGGCCACAAAAGCGAAAAAACACCGTTTCAGATCGAAGGTCGATTTCTAGGACTGGTGGTAAAAGACGGCTACAAGATTAAGGGATTGCGCCTGTCTACAGCGGTTGGAGAACTGTACATTAAGCTGTCGAAAGAGGCGCGGGCAAGCTGTCAGCGGGTGCTAGTGCCAGGTGAGTGGCTCCAGGTCAGCGGCTATCAGCAGTTGGACTATGGCGAGGGGATGGTCAAGTTTAAGGCAGACCATATTCGGGTTGCGTCGCCCAGCGCTGACTTGGCAGGTTTTGAGCGAGCAAGCCGTGGCTTAGAACAGGCCATCCCGGCCGGGCCTCCGGCGCAGCCAGCGGCTCCCTCTCCTAGCGCTAGTGGCACGATTTTATTTTGTCAAAAGTCGGACTGCTGCAAGCGCGGCGGCTGGGCCGTCACCGAGGCAATTCAGCAAGCCCTGGGCGATCGCCAGCTTGAGGGGCAGGTCAAGCTGAAGGGGACGGGCTGCATGAAACAGTGCAAAGCCGGGCCAAACGTCATCATCAACAAAACGCGCTATAGCCGAATCCGTCCAGAAGACGTGCCGCAGATTATTGATCGCCACTTTCTGGCAGCCGCAGACGAACCAACTTCGGCGATCGCCGACCGTGGCCAGTGTTAA
- a CDS encoding Asr1405/Asl0597 family protein — MNPTSPLTAETTADSDASRLPAIAISRGDRWQVYHRLRDLDIPAYCFPDGMLRADVSTPLAALQVRSVIYQITASRKDLVELLDRCWRVKG, encoded by the coding sequence ATGAACCCGACCTCCCCCCTGACCGCCGAAACCACGGCCGATTCCGACGCTTCAAGACTGCCAGCGATCGCTATATCTCGGGGCGATCGCTGGCAAGTCTACCACCGCCTCCGAGATCTCGATATTCCGGCATACTGTTTTCCAGATGGGATGCTTCGGGCCGACGTTTCTACGCCCCTGGCCGCCCTCCAGGTGAGGAGCGTGATTTACCAAATCACTGCCTCTCGCAAAGATTTAGTTGAACTATTGGACCGCTGCTGGCGCGTCAAGGGGTAA